One Micromonospora craniellae genomic region harbors:
- a CDS encoding argininosuccinate lyase: MSTPALTTYQRHHLRPTYDHHVGYLFPAMVRASQAHVVMLTEQGLIPAERGARLLRGLAELRADPADAPPFDGTFEDTYYLVEKRLAAACGVPTSELDVQMARSRNDLDAGVFRMLLRDQLTGVLDRVLDTGTVALDTADRYADVVITGYTHRRPAQPTTIGHALAGYAEAVAGEAVAYADLIEALNVSPLGSCAFAGTDLDISPARVAELLGFAALVTNSYEAVAGADHLVRVGTLNAQALATGARLARTLMDWLSWRWVTTPGDFTQGSSIMPQKRNPVVLEHLVSYAGQAAADAAAVLNNVGAAWWEDSNNATTDVQVRLWESNDRADRFFALLGGFLAEIAPLTPPSAAEIVASGATTTAAADALTRHGVPFRAAHSVVGRLVRGGDPQGWTADEVRAAAQGLVPGGLDDAAVDDLIAAAVRPELVLGRAQADGPGTAAVRAQVATLRGSFDAVRARLAAVRDRLDRADTALDAVATELAAR; the protein is encoded by the coding sequence ATGAGCACACCCGCGCTGACCACCTACCAGCGGCACCACCTGCGTCCCACCTACGACCACCACGTCGGGTACCTGTTCCCGGCGATGGTGCGGGCCAGCCAGGCGCACGTGGTGATGCTGACCGAGCAGGGGTTGATCCCCGCCGAGCGGGGCGCCCGGTTGCTGCGCGGACTGGCCGAGCTGCGTGCCGACCCGGCCGACGCGCCGCCCTTCGACGGCACCTTCGAGGACACGTACTACCTGGTGGAGAAGCGGCTCGCGGCGGCCTGCGGGGTACCCACCTCGGAGCTGGACGTGCAGATGGCGCGCAGCCGCAACGACCTCGACGCCGGGGTGTTCCGGATGCTGCTGCGCGACCAGTTGACCGGGGTGCTCGACCGGGTGCTGGACACCGGGACGGTCGCGCTGGACACCGCGGACCGGTACGCGGACGTGGTGATCACCGGCTACACCCACCGGCGTCCCGCCCAGCCGACCACCATCGGGCACGCCCTGGCCGGGTACGCCGAGGCAGTGGCCGGGGAGGCGGTCGCGTACGCCGACCTGATCGAGGCGCTCAACGTCTCGCCGCTGGGCTCCTGCGCGTTCGCCGGCACCGACCTGGACATCTCCCCCGCCCGGGTGGCCGAGCTGCTCGGCTTCGCCGCCCTGGTGACCAACTCGTACGAGGCGGTGGCCGGCGCCGACCACCTGGTGCGGGTCGGCACCCTCAACGCCCAGGCGCTGGCCACCGGGGCGCGGCTGGCCCGTACCCTGATGGACTGGCTGAGCTGGCGGTGGGTGACCACGCCCGGTGACTTCACCCAGGGCAGCAGCATCATGCCGCAGAAGCGCAACCCGGTGGTGCTGGAGCACCTGGTGTCGTACGCGGGGCAGGCCGCCGCCGACGCCGCCGCGGTGCTGAACAACGTGGGCGCGGCCTGGTGGGAGGACTCGAACAACGCCACCACCGACGTGCAGGTGCGGCTCTGGGAGAGCAACGACCGGGCGGACCGGTTCTTCGCCCTGCTCGGCGGCTTCCTCGCCGAGATCGCGCCGTTGACTCCGCCGTCGGCGGCCGAGATCGTCGCCTCCGGGGCCACCACGACCGCCGCCGCCGACGCCCTGACCCGGCACGGTGTGCCGTTCCGGGCCGCGCACTCGGTGGTGGGTCGGCTGGTGCGCGGCGGTGACCCGCAGGGCTGGACCGCCGACGAGGTGCGGGCCGCCGCCCAGGGACTGGTTCCCGGCGGGCTGGACGACGCTGCCGTCGACGACCTGATCGCCGCCGCCGTCCGGCCGGAGCTGGTGCTGGGCCGCGCCCAGGCCGACGGGCCGGGCACCGCTGCGGTACGCGCCCAGGTAGCGACACTGCGGGGCAGCTTCGACGCGGTGCGGGCGCGGCTGGCGGCGGTACGCGACCGACTCGACCGGGCCGACA